The genomic region CTCGTAAGCAGGGATTAGAAGCTATTGCTCAAACCTTGGCAGTGGAGCAGTTCACACCTGTGCAACTCAATCTGGAGCAGCCCCGGACAGTTTGGGTGGCGCTGTTACCAGTTCACGTTCCGAAGCTCGAAGGCACTCGCTGGCTGGCGATTCAACTCAATGCCTCTAGTTTCGAGCAAGCGACGGAGGTGGATTACTTTCTCACCAATGCCTCTGACAACCAAGTCAGTGCGGCTTGGGTAGCTCAAACATATTCTGCTCGCAACTGGGTGGAGGTCTTCTATCGAGAAGCCAAGGGCTGGTTGGGTTTGAGTGAGTATCAAGTTCGGGATGCTCTGAGTATGAAGCGTCATTGGGTTTTAGTGTTCATCGCTTACACCTTCATCCTTTGGCATCAGTTGACCGGCGGATTCCGCAGACGTTGGGCAACCAAACCCTTACAAACCTTTGCCGAAGCATTGGAGGCATTCCGCACCGCAGTCGAGTTTCGTTTGGTCCGCTGGCTTAATGAGCATGTTGATGTATTTGCCTCTCACAGAGCTAAGTTCGGCTATATTTGGGCTTAGAAAGTTTTAAAGTCCCAATAGCCCAATACGCCGTGATTATTAAGTTTTGTAAAGAGGGCGCTGGGGACTAAACAGATCGCCAGACGCACCGGATGATTACATTGGGATTGCTCCCATGCTGTAGGTTTCATATATAAGTTTGCGAATGGTAGTGGGATCGAGATCCGCAATCTTGGCTATATAGAGCGCTGCCCTGAGTCCATCGGAAGCTCGCTGACTTTTGTATTCAGTTACACCACCATAGACTTCAAGTGCCCGCTCTAAATCGTCTAAATTTTTGAGAGCGTAGGTTATTTCGATTGAACGGGAATTGTCCAAGTCTTCCTCGAAAGTGGATACAGTGGCTGTCACCGTTTTATCTGCGTGGTGGAATGTAAGCGTTACCTCGTCTTCTGTCTCTTGAAGATAGAGTATATATTTCGAGTTGTTGAAGTCGCCGCAGGGATCTCCAAAATGGACTGCGAAATAAAGCATGTCATAGAAAAATTCGTTCATTGTATTACTCCTTTGATGTGTGGTGTATGGGGTTAAAATGGCGCATCTTCAACGATGCGGTAACTTAGGGCGACGTACTCGGACGGTTTAAACACCAGGAAGACCGTACGAACTGCTTGAAATAGGGCTACAGAGGCACTTTGACTAGTGGGACTTTAAAACTTTCTAAGCCCAAATATAGCCGAACTTAGCTCTGTGAGAGGCAAATACATCAACATGCTCATTAAGCCAGCGGACCAAACGAAACTCGACTGCGGTGCGGAATGCCTCCAATGCTTCGGCAAAGGTTTGTAAGGGTTTGGTTGCCCAACGTCTGCGGAATCCGCCGGTCAACTGATGCCAAAGGATGAAGGTGTAAGCGATGAACACTAAAACCCAATGACGCTTCATACTCAGAGCATCCCGAACTTGATACTCACTCAAACCCAACCAGCCCTTGGCTTCTCGATAGAAGACCTCCACCCAGTTGCGAGCAGAATATGTTTGAGCTACCCAAGCCGCACTGACTTGGTTGTCAGAGGCATTGGTGAGAAAGTAATCCACCTCCGTCGCTTGCTCGAAACTAGAGGCATTGAGTTGAATCGCCAGCCAGCGAGTGCCTTCGAGCTTCGGAACGTGAACTGGTAACAGCGCCACCCAAACTGTCCGGGGCTGCTCCAGATTGAGTTGCACAGGTGTGAACTGCTCCACTGCCAAGGTTTGAGCAATAGCTTCTAATCCCTGCTTACGAGCAGACTCATCACCTGATGTTTGAGCAGTAACTTGGCGGTTTTTGGCGATTGCTGCCACGTAAGTTAGGTTTCTCGACTCCAACTGCTTGAGAAAAGGCGTGTTATTACCGTAGCCTGCATCAATTACAGTCACACCCGGTCGATAACCGCGCTTCAAGCATTGGTCAACCAAGTCTAGAGCCAGGTCAGGTTTTTTCTGGAAGTTGGGGTCTGCCTTGCCTTGCTCGAATAAACTTGCGTGTTGATAGAGTGCAACATCTAACGGCAGACGTCGCACTCCATCATACAAGTAGGTAGTCAGCAGCACAATACCATTGTCAGTCTTGCCAATCTCCCCAATGTACTGCCGTCCTACCCCATCAGTAGCCGCACCACTTTTGCGATGTCCCGAATCATCTACAATCAATGTGAAACCTTGACTCGGGGTCGTCTGGCGACACTGGTGCATCACCTCCAACCGCCGATTATTTAGCTTGACTTCATCCCAAGGGGCATTGTTGAGAAAATGTCTGAGGCTGTTGTAGGAGCCATCTACTGTATTTGTGACCAGTTGGCTCAGGTTTTTGCGCTGACTCTCACCCAGCAGTCCCCCTAGATAAACACGAAATTCCTGCCGCTGCTTCTGACGCGAAAATACATCATCAAACCGACGACACCAGTTCTCAAAGCACTGCGGCATCGCTGCTGGTACTTGATCTTTCACCTTACGTTGCTCCTGTCGAGACTGACGTAAAACGCAACTCCTACCCGCATTCTAGCTCAATTTGCTCCATCTTTCTTACAAAGTCCCACTAGTGGTCAGGACATCAACGTTTAATGTCGCGTTAGTGGCTATATTGACGAGTGTTAGCACTATCCGCAGACCGGGCTGGCAATCGTCGGGATCGACAGACAAGTATTGAACCTCGGACTCAAAAACGTCTTCGTCGTCGATGGTTTCTGGTTCATAGTTATATTCGGTAGCAGAATAGCCGAACGCTTCAATGGTCTGAACTTCATGTAGCATGATATTAGGCTCCTATGTTTGGGCTAAGGCGACCGTTATGTTTCTCAGGCACGCGGTCGCTTTTAACGTTGTCTATTTGGTCTTAAGCTTGCTCAATGTGTAGCAAGTAGTAATCGCCTTTCTGTTGCAGCAGTGAGGGGGTTTTGTTTGTGCCGCCACGAGGACAGCCGCTACCCGTCCGATGTTGGTTGGTTGGGTAGAGGTGTCGCCGCTTAGTTGTTATCGGTATCGGTCGAATTTAAATGTGTAACGCGATATTGGTAAACTTCGCGGTTGCTCCCCGGTGTTATTGCTTTTCCTACGAAAGTCAACCAGCCCGCTTTACGGTTGAGTTGGCTTAACGCAGAAGACGCTCTTGCCTTGCATTTTTCAAAGTCCCAATCTGGGCGTTGAGCTTGTAACAGTGCCGCTACCGTCCATCTGTTATGCACCTCCGGGTTATCCCCTATCAAGTCCCAAACCCACCTCACAGATTTAGCCAACTTAGGGTTCTCTTGCGGCTCACAACCAATGGGAAACTCTAGCTTCCCCAACCCTCGCAATATGTCTAGCACTGCCTTCTTTTCCAACCCCAGCTAAGAGGTCATTTATAAAGAAAAGTTGAAAGCAGCGAGAATGGAGGCAAGAGGCTTTTACTATGACAAGACAGTAGCCCAAAGCATTGCCTCATGAGTAGAAAAGCTTACAAAAGTGATTTAACCGATCGAGAATGGCAAATCATTGAACCATTAATTCCACCTGTAAGACCAGGAGGACATCCACGTACTGTGGATATGCGTGAGGTAGTAAATGCCATCTTTTATTTGCTGAAAACTGGCTGTGCTTGGGAGATGCTACCACATGACTTCCCACCCTATTCAACGGTTTATTATTACTTTCGGCGTTGGCAAAAACGAGGAATTTGGCAGCAGATAAATCTTGCCTTACGTGAACAAGTACGGATGAAGCTGGGCAAATCTCATCAAGCTACTGCTGCAATTGTGGATAGCCAGTCCGTAAAAACGACGGAAAAAAGGGGAAGTATCCGGCTTTGATGGCAGCAAGCTAGTTAAAGGTCGCAAACGCCATGTCGTAGTAGATCCTCAAGGACTACTAATGGGTGTAGTAATCACCGAAGCTAATGCTTCAGAACGATTAGGAGCAATAGTGGCATTGCTAGAAGAGTGCTATAACTCTAAGTCTTTAGAGCTAATTTGGGCAGATAGTGGCTACAGTGGAGAGAATTTTGCACAAGCTGTAATGGTAGTCTGCGGTGCAGAAGTAGAAATAGTTAAGCGGATTACAGATGGGTTTGAAGTTTTGCCCAGAAGATGGGTAGTTGAACGAACTTTTGGCTGGCTAGGACGCTATCGACGACTAAGTAAGGATTATGAACTCCTACCGGAAATAAGTGAATCTATGGTCTACGCTGCTATGGTACGGCTGATGCTGAGACGACTAGCTGCTTGATTTTTACTTTATAAATCAGCTCTTATCCAGATCGATCTCAATGTTTACTCTCATACTTACCCTCCAAGTTTTTGTATGCTTTGTCTTTTGCCGCTTTGTCTAACTTTTGGCTTGGAGGGACGGCTCCTCTTTCCTTATATTTCTATATTATCTCGCTCTGACCGATATAACAATGGCTTAAAACTACATTTTCTTGATCTAACTGCATTTTCAGCCCAGTAACGCAATTATATCGTTTTGACCGATATTTATGTTATATTTGTGTTGTAAAGCAATATATTAAGGAGAGAAATAAGGCTGATGGAAAAGAATATGATCAGGTGGCGATTAAAAGAGGTAATGGCAAGGCATGACATATCGGTGAAAGATTTGGCAGCAGCATTGGATGTGAACCCTACTGCCGTATCAAATCTCCGCAAAACTGAAATGCCGCGTATCAATGGAGCGCAATTGAACGCTTTATGCTTAAATCTCCAAAGACTCAGTAAGCTACCGGAAGCGATTACACCCGCCGATTTAATCGAGTATTACAACGATGACTTAGCTGTCCGTTTAGCCAGACGACAGCAAGCCTCTTTTGAAGAACCTTACCCTCAACCACCTGAATATAGGGGGGGTTTTTAACAATGGAGCTAGATTTCTCGATCAAAGGTAAGGTGCAGTACGACACCACATCTCGCGCTCAAGCCATACAAGAGGCTGTTATGAATGGCGACCGCAACCTCACCAATGCCCTTGAGTGCTTTAAGCGCGCAGGGCAGTTGTTGCTGGAACAAAAACAGGATTGTAAACACGGGGAGTTTCAAAAATGGGTTGAGGATAACTGTGGCTTCAGCTACAGGTCAGCTAAAAACTATATGGAGTTAGAGCAGAATTGGTCTTTGTTAAGTAATGTAAAGGAAAAAGGCAACGGCGTTGCACTTTTGAGTCTCAGGGGGGCATTAAAGCTGATACGGACTTCTAAACACCAGGAGTATAAAGCATTGAACCCCAGCAAAAACGCTGTACGGAAAAGCGAGAAGTATAAAAAAACACCGGATAATTCGCCGTTCGAGAATTCTCCGTTACAAAACTCAACAGTCGAGGCTCAGGCTGAAGTGACCGTTGTTGAAAAAGAAGAGTTAGCCCTAGACACTTATGAACCAAACAGATTCCAGCCGGGGTTTGTAGGAGCGAGTAGAGAGGAGTTGGTGGGTTATATCCGTGAATTGGAAAGCGATTTGGAGCGCGTAGAGGCGGATTTATATAAGTTGGGTGCGGTAGTTAAGCAGATACCGGGGGAAGCGGATATAGCGACGTTAGCGAATCTTTTGAAGGTTAAACCGAAGACTAAAGCCCAGATTAAAAGGGAAGAGAAAAAGAGAAAAGTGGCGTTGGCTCCGATTCTCCCCTGCCCGCTAGAGATGGGTTACGAGAATGCCAGACTTAAAGCGGAGAATGCAAGGCTGAAGGATGAGGTGGAGCGGTTGAAGCCCGTGCCGATCAATGTGGATGAGCTTGGGTCGAGAGAAGTGAAAGGGCTGGCACAGCGATTAGGGTTGAATCAAAATCTTAGTACTGAAGAGACACGGGAACTGGTTAGAGAGGCATTGGCGAATCGTGACAACCTAATCAAAGCGAGACAGTTGTTAGGACAGACCGAGGCGGAAATATTGAAAGCCAAGGTTGCCGAACAACAAGAGATAATAGACCTTTGGCAGCAAAGCCACCAATACTATGTGGGTAAGGGTTCCTTTTGGTTGGTGTTAGATGCTAGCCCTATCGAACCCCCGGACACTATTAGAGCCAAATACAGGCGTTTGATTGGTTTTTGGCATCCCGATCGCAATCCCCTACCTGTCGCTCATGAAATTACTGCCCAAATAAATCGCGCCTGGGCATCTTACGAAAGAAATTACATTACACGCAAACCCGCTTGAGGTATAAAGCATGTTAGCAACGACTTACGAACACCATCCCGTTGCATTCAAAGAGCCACCAAAGCCGCTAGAGTTAGCACTAGCCCTAGAATTGTCCGCAGAATCGGAGCTGGAGCAGTTAGAAGCCACTGTGACCCGGTTAGGTATGAATTTTGTGGATATGGGAGAGGCAATAGAGCGGATTAGGGCGAAGAGCTTATTCAAGGTTGCGGGTTATAAAACTTTTGCCAAGTACGTCTTCGCTAAGTGGGGTCTAACAGGCGGCATGGCGCAGAAGTATATCAAGGCTTCCCGCGTATATCGCACCCTAGTAGAGGCAGGATACGATACCGCTATATTACCCCCGAGTTACTCCCTCTATAGTGCCTGGAGCAGCCTAGACGACGAGGAGATTGCAGTCTTATGGCAAGAGTACATGGGCGAGTGCGATGGCGAACCTTCCGTTACTACTGCCTGGGCTTTCATTAAACGATATAAGACCAAGGAAGCTAAGCCCAAGACTAAGCGGGCTATCGTTACCGATGTCCAGTCAGCAGACATAGTAATGCAACTCGCTAAACAGATGGATGCCACACCCGGCGAAGTGATAAGACGCATGGTCGATCGCCTCATGGAAGATGCCAAACAATACTGAAAACGCAGTACGGCTAAGGTTACGAAAATATCAGGTCGCGCAACCTAAACAGATCCGTAGCGTAAATGCTGTACCAACTTTCTCAGTAATGGTTTGTTGTGCCTCCTAAGTCTTAAGGTATAGAGCGGACTTGATATTTGTATCCTCGCACACCGCCATATTCATCTCCAGTCGGCTATATATCGATCGAAGAATAAATAGGGTGCGCGATCGCTGAGTCATGATAATCATGTGTAGGAGGAAGTTATGAACTTATGTGTAGATGGGTGTCAAACGGCAAAGGACAATTTAGACGAGTGCATTAGCGAGATGGGTATAGCAGGGGTGTTAGAGTACCTCAGCGACGTTGCCGAGGAACTATCCGACTACCAGCCTAGCGACGGATTGAGCGCGACTCAAATCGCTTTCTACAAGAGTTTAGCGACCCAACTTAGAAAGATTAGCGAATACGCACTCGTTTACTTTTAGCGCAGTAACATCAAGTCATACTGAGATTATTGGTATGGCATTAGGGTGTTTTCGGATAAGAAGTGTTGACCTAACCTTTAGAGTACAGCAACCCTGAATATCAATATTTACGGATGGTTTATTGTAGAGGGCGTTTTAGGGTTAGGATGCAGGGCACTAGTTTTACGGTTCTTCTTAGTAGACCTCAAAAATAGTGCCCTGCCTTAAAAGAGCCGCAGTAAGGGTTTCGGGCGTTTTACGTCGAAAATTTGCACTATTTTCTGCATTATTTTTTGCCATACTTTTGCGCTCTAGAGCCGACAGAATCTCGCGGCGCAATCCATCCCCGTAGTATTTGCCCTCGATACTGTATGTCCGATTCCCGTTGGATTTCTTTTCGAGTAGTTTAGTGCCAAGCGTGCGCCCTAGTATGTCGTTAACTAGCGCTATTTCCGGCGTAGCGGCAGTTACATTGACCCCCAATACCTCCCGTAAGTGGCTGCTTTTACGTAGTTTTTCTTTTACTACCTCGACTTCCGGCGATTTGTTTGTGAACTCATTACTAGGGTCGAGAAAGACATCGATGTTGAGCTTTTCTAGCGCTTTGAGTTTTAGTCGCCGGGTGTTAACATCGTTATGAAAAATGGTGTCTCGGCGGTATTGCTTCATCCACCCCTTTCTCCCCTGCTCCTGCAACACTTCCGGGTGATCTTGCAGCCACTGATTCTCAACACCCCTCAACCACCGCCCATTGCCTGCTACTTTCATCGCCTAAATCTTGCTCGTTCGATTAAATTACAAAGTATTGTTTCATAGAGCAGGAAACTAAAAGTATTGATCTATCGCTATTTAAGTAGGTTAGATCGAGCTACATTACCTATTTCTCTCTAGTTGATTTTTTCTCCGCAAGCATTTACA from Chroococcidiopsis sp. SAG 2025 harbors:
- a CDS encoding helix-turn-helix transcriptional regulator produces the protein MEKNMIRWRLKEVMARHDISVKDLAAALDVNPTAVSNLRKTEMPRINGAQLNALCLNLQRLSKLPEAITPADLIEYYNDDLAVRLARRQQASFEEPYPQPPEYRGGF
- a CDS encoding DUF3102 domain-containing protein, which translates into the protein MELDFSIKGKVQYDTTSRAQAIQEAVMNGDRNLTNALECFKRAGQLLLEQKQDCKHGEFQKWVEDNCGFSYRSAKNYMELEQNWSLLSNVKEKGNGVALLSLRGALKLIRTSKHQEYKALNPSKNAVRKSEKYKKTPDNSPFENSPLQNSTVEAQAEVTVVEKEELALDTYEPNRFQPGFVGASREELVGYIRELESDLERVEADLYKLGAVVKQIPGEADIATLANLLKVKPKTKAQIKREEKKRKVALAPILPCPLEMGYENARLKAENARLKDEVERLKPVPINVDELGSREVKGLAQRLGLNQNLSTEETRELVREALANRDNLIKARQLLGQTEAEILKAKVAEQQEIIDLWQQSHQYYVGKGSFWLVLDASPIEPPDTIRAKYRRLIGFWHPDRNPLPVAHEITAQINRAWASYERNYITRKPA
- a CDS encoding IS701 family transposase; the protein is MKDQVPAAMPQCFENWCRRFDDVFSRQKQRQEFRVYLGGLLGESQRKNLSQLVTNTVDGSYNSLRHFLNNAPWDEVKLNNRRLEVMHQCRQTTPSQGFTLIVDDSGHRKSGAATDGVGRQYIGEIGKTDNGIVLLTTYLYDGVRRLPLDVALYQHASLFEQGKADPNFQKKPDLALDLVDQCLKRGYRPGVTVIDAGYGNNTPFLKQLESRNLTYVAAIAKNRQVTAQTSGDESARKQGLEAIAQTLAVEQFTPVQLNLEQPRTVWVALLPVHVPKLEGTRWLAIQLNASSFEQATEVDYFLTNASDNQVSAAWVAQTYSARNWVEVFYREAKGWLGLSEYQVRDALSMKRHWVLVFIAYTFILWHQLTGGFRRRWATKPLQTFAEALEAFRTAVEFRLVRWLNEHVDVFASHRAKFGYIWA
- a CDS encoding IS5 family transposase (programmed frameshift); this encodes MSRKAYKSDLTDREWQIIEPLIPPVRPGGHPRTVDMREVVNAIFYLLKTGCAWEMLPHDFPPYSTVYYYFRRWQKRGIWQQINLALREQVRMKLGKSHQATAAIVDSQSVKTTRKKGEVSGFDGSKLVKGRKRHVVVDPQGLLMGVVITEANASERLGAIVALLEECYNSKSLELIWADSGYSGENFAQAVMVVCGAEVEIVKRITDGFEVLPRRWVVERTFGWLGRYRRLSKDYELLPEISESMVYAAMVRLMLRRLAA